From a single Microbacterium murale genomic region:
- a CDS encoding ABC transporter family substrate-binding protein → MKQHKLMGAIAFSGVLALALAGCATGTGDDGGDGGGETVETKAADYNPQDRDALQTGGEARFPIQEIPEQLNSFNGDASADTARVAAWYNPQILLQEADGTPYKHDAYLDEWKIDTVDGNTQITFTFTDEAHWNDGTDMDWTAIDATWKANRSSDEGFNPNATDGYKAIKSVEQGDTAKTAIVTFDGEFAWPEMPFLTGIIHPALADPTTFNEAMIDNPHAEWGAGPYTIDEFDANADFISFVPNPEWWGDEPLLDNVSFQGMDAAASINAFKADEIDSVEVNSKDRLEQVKDMEDITIYRATQTANTLIQVDSTKPQFQDVKVREAFFKAINIDQQKEIAWNGLGYEEEPSGSLTLFPFQPGYSNALEEAGWEFNPDESKKLLDEAGWTEGEDGVREKDGEKLSVVFPVWSDSPTQEAIAKSLQAQMKEVGIDLQVDVRPSTDFSNDYNTMNWDVSSLRFSSSDPFGAAWFCQLYCTDMGLNLSGVQTPEMDQRIHDEVESLPTAEEQTAAALKLEAEIFQDWGLIPLYNGPSVFAVKTGLANLTPEPYVGLDGFGVTPVENVGWEK, encoded by the coding sequence ATGAAGCAGCACAAGCTGATGGGGGCGATCGCGTTCAGCGGAGTCCTCGCACTTGCCCTCGCGGGCTGCGCGACCGGCACCGGCGATGACGGTGGCGACGGTGGCGGAGAGACCGTAGAGACCAAGGCGGCCGACTACAACCCGCAGGATCGCGACGCGCTCCAGACCGGCGGCGAAGCCCGCTTCCCGATCCAAGAGATCCCGGAGCAGCTGAACTCGTTCAACGGCGATGCATCGGCGGACACCGCCCGTGTCGCTGCCTGGTACAACCCGCAGATCCTCCTCCAGGAGGCTGACGGCACGCCGTACAAGCACGACGCCTACCTCGACGAGTGGAAGATCGATACCGTCGACGGCAACACCCAGATCACCTTCACCTTCACGGATGAGGCGCACTGGAACGACGGCACCGACATGGACTGGACCGCCATCGACGCCACGTGGAAGGCCAACCGCTCCTCCGACGAGGGCTTCAACCCGAACGCGACCGACGGCTACAAGGCCATCAAGTCCGTCGAACAGGGCGACACCGCGAAGACCGCGATCGTCACCTTCGACGGCGAGTTCGCCTGGCCGGAGATGCCGTTCCTGACGGGCATCATCCACCCCGCGCTGGCTGATCCGACGACCTTCAACGAGGCAATGATCGACAACCCGCACGCCGAATGGGGCGCGGGCCCGTACACGATCGACGAGTTCGACGCGAATGCGGACTTCATCTCCTTCGTTCCGAACCCGGAGTGGTGGGGCGACGAGCCGCTGCTCGACAACGTCTCGTTCCAGGGCATGGACGCGGCAGCATCGATCAACGCATTCAAGGCCGATGAGATCGACTCGGTCGAGGTCAACTCCAAGGACCGCCTCGAGCAGGTCAAGGACATGGAAGACATCACGATCTACCGTGCCACCCAGACCGCGAACACGCTGATCCAGGTCGATTCCACGAAGCCGCAGTTCCAGGACGTCAAGGTCCGCGAGGCGTTCTTCAAGGCGATCAACATCGACCAGCAGAAGGAGATCGCCTGGAACGGTCTCGGTTACGAGGAGGAGCCCTCGGGCTCTCTCACGCTGTTCCCGTTCCAGCCCGGATACTCCAACGCCCTCGAAGAGGCCGGCTGGGAGTTCAACCCCGACGAGTCCAAGAAGCTCCTCGACGAGGCCGGCTGGACCGAAGGCGAAGACGGCGTCCGCGAGAAGGACGGCGAGAAGCTCTCGGTCGTGTTCCCCGTGTGGAGTGACAGCCCGACGCAGGAAGCGATCGCGAAGTCGCTCCAGGCTCAGATGAAGGAGGTCGGTATCGACCTGCAGGTCGACGTGCGTCCTTCGACCGACTTCTCGAACGACTACAACACGATGAACTGGGACGTCTCGTCGCTCCGGTTCAGCTCCTCCGACCCGTTCGGTGCCGCCTGGTTCTGCCAGCTGTACTGCACGGACATGGGTCTGAACCTCTCAGGTGTGCAGACGCCCGAGATGGACCAGCGCATCCATGACGAGGTCGAGTCCCTGCCGACCGCTGAGGAGCAGACTGCTGCTGCTCTGAAGCTCGAGGCAGAGATCTTCCAGGACTGGGGCCTCATCCCGCTCTACAACGGTCCTTCCGTCTTCGCTGTCAAGACCGGCCTGGCGAACCTGACCCCTGAGCCCTACGTGGGCCTGGACGGGTTCGGTGTCACCCCGGTGGAGAACGTGGGCTGGGAGAAGTAA
- a CDS encoding alpha/beta fold hydrolase, translating into MSIQVVFVHGIRTSATMWRAQLAHLAERGVAATAVNLPGHGSRIAEAFVIEAAMATIDDAVRDAATRGPVLLVGHSMGGLVSIAYAGAEDPPPVAGFIGASCTAFPRGAGLAAYRFLARRFNALPDKGLWLTTQVLAATLPEETRADFAAGGYAFDAQDVALASLSTLDLAADVHRLRMPVWWINGQFDQLRPQERLFQRLAPHSELIVVPRTSHLVTAMRPRVFNALLDVAVATLEKGVPQPS; encoded by the coding sequence ATGAGCATCCAGGTCGTCTTCGTGCACGGCATCCGCACCTCCGCCACCATGTGGCGCGCACAACTCGCGCATCTCGCCGAGCGCGGAGTCGCAGCCACCGCGGTCAATCTGCCCGGTCACGGCTCCCGCATCGCTGAGGCGTTCGTTATCGAGGCCGCGATGGCGACGATCGACGACGCAGTGAGGGATGCCGCGACTCGCGGCCCTGTGCTGCTCGTAGGTCATTCCATGGGAGGTCTGGTCTCGATCGCCTATGCAGGCGCCGAGGATCCTCCCCCGGTCGCGGGGTTCATCGGCGCGTCATGCACGGCGTTCCCCCGGGGCGCCGGGCTCGCTGCATATCGCTTTCTCGCACGCAGATTCAACGCGCTTCCTGATAAGGGCCTCTGGCTGACCACGCAGGTGCTCGCCGCGACGCTTCCCGAGGAGACGCGTGCTGATTTCGCTGCCGGCGGCTACGCCTTCGACGCACAGGATGTCGCACTCGCGAGTCTCAGCACTCTCGACCTCGCCGCGGATGTGCACCGATTGCGGATGCCGGTGTGGTGGATCAACGGGCAGTTCGACCAGCTGCGTCCGCAGGAACGGCTGTTCCAGCGGCTCGCGCCGCACTCCGAGCTCATCGTCGTGCCGCGCACCTCGCACCTCGTCACTGCTATGCGTCCGCGCGTGTTCAACGCACTGCTGGACGTGGCAGTCGCGACTCTCGAGAAGGGCGTACCGCAACCGTCATGA
- a CDS encoding MFS transporter encodes MKSLMPRDGRVGGGWLTLFAVAWLAVWTVQLTPVQLLLPLQLDTPGGERDWITGVVWSGLILSVGGIAGVIAGPIAGMLSDRTGSRWGRRRPWAIGGSVLTAASLLLTGSATEPLGVGAAWVGVSVGIAVVSAAFTAMIADQVFAQRGAASALVSSAQAVGIVVGVGAVVLLGLGIGASYVVLAGFILVVGVGAAVLLPDPPVAWTKPVARRSWRDETSVLRDRDFMWVLASRLTVNIGNALGTALLLFFLLYGVGSPAATAEDDLLVLIVIYTIFVVAASLVAGSVSDRTGRRKPIVIVAALVQALSAVMILVSPTFIGTAIAAAVMGVGYGAFMAVSLALATDLLPRVEDHARDLGIVNVSASLGQLLGPLIGAGLVAMVGGFWLLFLAAGILSVLGAIMTVAVRPSRESRLPRPAVR; translated from the coding sequence ATGAAGTCCCTGATGCCGCGCGACGGTCGAGTCGGTGGGGGATGGCTGACGCTGTTCGCGGTGGCTTGGCTTGCGGTCTGGACGGTGCAGCTGACACCTGTGCAACTGCTGCTTCCTCTACAGCTGGACACGCCTGGGGGCGAGCGCGACTGGATCACCGGTGTCGTCTGGTCCGGACTGATCCTCTCGGTCGGCGGCATCGCCGGAGTGATCGCCGGGCCCATCGCCGGCATGCTCTCGGATCGCACTGGCTCGCGCTGGGGAAGACGGCGACCTTGGGCGATCGGCGGCTCTGTGCTGACTGCAGCATCCCTCCTGCTCACGGGATCCGCCACAGAACCACTGGGCGTCGGTGCGGCCTGGGTCGGCGTATCCGTCGGCATCGCTGTGGTCTCGGCTGCGTTCACGGCGATGATCGCCGATCAGGTCTTCGCACAGCGCGGCGCCGCATCGGCGCTGGTGAGTTCTGCACAGGCTGTCGGCATCGTCGTCGGCGTCGGAGCCGTCGTGCTGCTCGGACTCGGAATCGGTGCGAGCTACGTCGTGCTCGCAGGGTTCATCCTCGTGGTGGGGGTGGGCGCCGCGGTGCTGCTGCCGGACCCGCCGGTCGCGTGGACGAAGCCCGTCGCCCGTCGGAGCTGGCGCGATGAGACGAGTGTTCTCCGTGACCGCGACTTCATGTGGGTGCTGGCCAGTCGTCTGACGGTGAACATCGGCAACGCCCTCGGCACGGCGCTGCTGCTGTTCTTCCTGCTCTACGGCGTCGGGTCCCCGGCGGCGACCGCGGAAGACGACCTGCTGGTGCTGATCGTGATCTACACGATCTTCGTGGTGGCTGCTTCCCTCGTCGCCGGCTCCGTGTCCGACCGCACCGGCAGACGCAAGCCGATCGTCATCGTCGCGGCGCTGGTACAGGCATTGTCGGCTGTCATGATCCTCGTCTCACCGACCTTCATCGGCACCGCGATCGCCGCTGCAGTCATGGGTGTCGGATATGGCGCGTTCATGGCCGTCAGCCTCGCCCTCGCCACCGACCTGCTCCCGCGGGTCGAGGATCATGCGCGTGACCTCGGCATCGTCAACGTGTCTGCCAGCCTCGGCCAGCTGCTGGGGCCGCTCATCGGAGCGGGACTGGTGGCCATGGTCGGTGGATTCTGGCTGCTGTTCCTCGCAGCCGGCATCCTGTCGGTGCTCGGCGCCATCATGACGGTTGCGGTACGCCCTTCTCGAGAGTCGCGACTGCCACGTCCAGCAGTGCGTTGA
- a CDS encoding GH1 family beta-glucosidase has protein sequence MADAADRILPVPTGIRWSAATAAFQIEGARRADGRGRSIWDDFVDTTGLVRDGSTAEPGPDSYHRSGEDIGLLQSLGVDRYRFSISWVRVQPDGHGAGVPAGVAYYDRLVDGLLDAGVEPFPTLYHWDLPSALEAGGGWLSRDTVDRFAEYTEIMADALGDRVKSWYTINEPVSTSLQGYAVGELAPGRHLLFDSLPTVHHQLLAHGRAAGILRERGAAEVGIVNNHTWVQPATDSEADQTAAHLYDMIHNQLFADPVLTGAYPDLTPLGVELPVQDGDMEIIGTPSEFYGVNFYNPTTIAAAPEGAPVPFVQVPTPGVAHTGFGELWGIAPRALTEFLTDAARRYGDRLPPVIIGENGASFPEPDEVDGPLHDPLRIDYLASHIGAVADAVAHGVRVDEYTVWSLLDNFEWADGFSQRFGLVHVDHETSARTPKASYEWYRTLIAESRS, from the coding sequence ATGGCGGATGCAGCTGATCGAATCCTCCCTGTCCCGACCGGAATCCGCTGGTCGGCGGCGACCGCGGCCTTCCAGATCGAGGGCGCGCGGCGCGCGGACGGCCGCGGACGTTCCATCTGGGATGACTTCGTCGACACCACCGGCCTGGTCAGAGACGGTTCGACGGCAGAGCCCGGACCCGACAGCTACCACCGCAGCGGTGAGGACATCGGGCTGCTGCAGAGCCTCGGGGTCGACCGATACCGCTTCTCGATCTCGTGGGTGCGGGTGCAGCCTGACGGCCACGGCGCGGGTGTTCCTGCGGGCGTCGCCTACTACGATCGACTGGTCGACGGACTCCTCGACGCAGGGGTGGAGCCGTTTCCCACCCTGTATCACTGGGATCTGCCGTCTGCCCTCGAGGCCGGAGGGGGCTGGCTCTCGAGAGACACCGTCGACCGATTCGCCGAGTACACCGAGATCATGGCAGATGCCCTCGGAGATCGTGTGAAGAGCTGGTACACGATCAATGAACCGGTCTCGACATCGCTGCAGGGCTATGCCGTGGGCGAGCTCGCGCCGGGGCGGCACCTCCTCTTCGACTCGCTGCCCACCGTGCACCATCAACTGCTCGCTCACGGTCGCGCGGCGGGCATCCTGCGCGAGCGGGGCGCCGCGGAGGTCGGCATCGTGAACAATCACACGTGGGTGCAGCCGGCGACGGACTCCGAGGCGGATCAGACCGCCGCCCACTTGTACGACATGATCCACAACCAGCTGTTCGCCGATCCGGTTCTGACCGGCGCCTACCCTGATCTCACTCCGCTCGGCGTCGAACTGCCTGTGCAGGACGGCGACATGGAGATCATCGGCACGCCATCCGAGTTCTACGGGGTGAACTTCTACAACCCCACGACGATCGCCGCGGCACCGGAGGGCGCACCGGTGCCCTTCGTGCAGGTTCCGACTCCCGGTGTCGCGCACACCGGCTTCGGCGAGCTGTGGGGAATCGCGCCGCGCGCGCTCACCGAGTTCCTGACGGATGCTGCGCGCAGATACGGCGACCGGCTGCCACCCGTCATCATCGGCGAGAACGGAGCCTCGTTCCCGGAGCCGGATGAGGTCGACGGCCCGCTGCATGACCCGCTGCGGATCGACTACCTCGCCTCGCACATCGGTGCCGTTGCGGATGCTGTCGCCCATGGCGTTCGTGTCGACGAGTACACCGTATGGAGCCTGCTCGACAACTTCGAATGGGCGGACGGCTTCAGTCAGCGCTTCGGTCTCGTCCATGTGGATCACGAGACGTCCGCACGCACCCCTAAAGCCTCGTACGAGTGGTACCGCACGTTGATCGCGGAGTCGCGATCATGA
- the rpsT gene encoding 30S ribosomal protein S20 — MANIKSQIKRNKTNEKATARNKAVKSELKTLVRGTREAIAKGDKAAAEAALKVASKKLDKAVSKGVLHENQAANRKSSIAKQVAAL, encoded by the coding sequence GTGGCAAACATCAAGTCGCAGATCAAGCGCAACAAGACCAACGAGAAGGCTACGGCGCGCAACAAGGCCGTCAAGAGCGAACTCAAGACCCTCGTCCGCGGTACCCGCGAGGCCATCGCCAAGGGCGACAAGGCTGCTGCCGAGGCAGCGCTGAAGGTCGCGTCGAAGAAGCTCGACAAGGCCGTCAGCAAGGGTGTGCTGCACGAGAACCAGGCAGCGAACCGCAAGTCGTCGATCGCCAAGCAGGTCGCCGCTCTCTGA
- the holA gene encoding DNA polymerase III subunit delta, with protein MAAPRSSARGGAKATKIPQVSWRDPRPAPLVLVFGPEEVCAERAIAGIRDYLRAEDPALEISDVRADDYAPGTLLSLTSPSLFGEPRLVRVSGVEKCSDAFLQEAVSYLANPQEGATVLLRHTGASVRGKKLLDALRAGTGGGIEIPCLAVKRDGDRVDFAAGEFAAAKKRIAPSALRALVSAFADDLTELAAACQQLIRDVDGDIAEETVTKYYGGRVEVSAFVVADTAIAGRYGEALVALRHALDSGADPVPMVAAFAMKLRTMARVAGQREPSRSLAQRLGMKDWQVDRARRDLSGWNERSLGLAIQATARADAEVKGAARDPIFALERMVTVIATRAPFGE; from the coding sequence ATGGCAGCTCCTCGTTCCTCAGCCCGTGGTGGTGCGAAGGCGACGAAGATACCGCAGGTATCGTGGCGCGACCCTCGACCTGCACCGCTCGTGCTCGTCTTCGGCCCCGAAGAGGTCTGCGCGGAGCGCGCGATCGCCGGCATCCGCGACTACCTCCGCGCTGAAGATCCAGCACTCGAGATCAGCGACGTGCGCGCAGACGACTACGCTCCCGGGACGCTCCTGTCACTCACTTCGCCCTCGCTGTTCGGCGAGCCGCGATTGGTTCGTGTCTCCGGCGTGGAGAAGTGCTCAGATGCATTCCTGCAGGAGGCGGTGTCGTACCTGGCCAACCCTCAGGAGGGCGCGACCGTGCTGCTGCGCCACACCGGTGCGAGCGTACGCGGCAAGAAACTGCTCGACGCGCTGCGCGCCGGTACCGGCGGCGGTATCGAGATCCCGTGCCTCGCGGTGAAGCGCGACGGAGATCGCGTCGACTTCGCGGCGGGCGAGTTCGCAGCGGCGAAGAAGCGCATCGCTCCGTCAGCGCTCAGGGCGCTGGTGTCGGCGTTCGCAGACGACCTGACCGAACTCGCGGCGGCGTGCCAGCAGCTGATCCGCGACGTCGACGGAGACATCGCCGAGGAGACGGTCACCAAGTACTACGGCGGTCGGGTGGAAGTGTCGGCATTCGTCGTCGCCGACACAGCGATCGCCGGCCGTTACGGGGAGGCTCTCGTGGCGCTGCGGCACGCACTCGACTCCGGTGCTGATCCGGTTCCGATGGTCGCGGCGTTCGCCATGAAGTTGCGGACGATGGCACGCGTCGCCGGCCAGCGCGAACCCAGCAGGAGCCTCGCGCAGCGCCTGGGTATGAAGGACTGGCAGGTCGATCGCGCCAGGCGCGACCTCAGCGGATGGAACGAGCGTTCATTGGGCCTCGCGATCCAGGCGACTGCGCGTGCGGATGCCGAGGTCAAAGGCGCGGCGCGCGATCCGATCTTCGCGCTGGAGCGCATGGTGACGGTCATCGCCACCCGCGCACCGTTCGGGGAGTGA
- a CDS encoding ComEC/Rec2 family competence protein: protein MTAGIRARDLRLVPIAIGVWAAALVCAFLPGTAWWCAAGGALVGGAAFGRLARAHKGGVARAGGGLLAVVALAATATAMTAGFAMPQRSSAAELDGRVIDVYAEISSSSAAGSDGRLWFDAQTSHAGIPSGPEPLTVPIRIGVERVPGLDLGAAIRVTGQVKVTDPGERAALVMFGTEVEVLTPAQGIFGVAAQVREDFVERAIRLPEPGAGLLPGLAVGDTRAVTQELDDAMLASGLSHLTAVSGANCAIVVGAVFWLVSLCGGGRTLRVVIALTALAAFVVLVTPEPSVIRAAVMAAVAMLTVLCGRPSAGLGVLCLAVAAILIADPWLAATPGFALSAAATAALIVLAPPLARGLARWMPWPIALAIAIPLAAQLVCGPIIAMFSEQQSIIAIVANMVAGPAAPIATVIGLLACLAASVPPLADLLAVCAWLPAAWISTTATVSAGLPNAQVAVIPGIPAALLVAVLSAAIGVVLSVDGIAARRGVRRVSIVVLVVAVALAGARMLLTGPLVGTTVPEAWAIAACDVGQGDALVVRSEQQVALIDTGMETEPLSTCLNALGVGRIDLLVLTHFDADHVGAAASVVGRVGTVLHGPVGETEDAHLLSDLEDGGATLVEASTGMRGTLGAASWTVLWPRKDSAAFPAGNDASVVVEFDGGEVPRSLFLGDLSATPQRMLRDQLRGTYAVVKVAHHGSADQDTGLYELLRPAVAIFSAGADNDYGHPRAETLALLEAVGAVALRTDQQGRILVGEVGDELMLWSERAAEPDESGQPAAPADDPVDVDDPR, encoded by the coding sequence GTGACGGCCGGCATCCGCGCGCGAGATCTGCGGCTCGTACCGATCGCGATCGGCGTGTGGGCCGCGGCGCTGGTGTGTGCGTTCCTGCCCGGTACCGCCTGGTGGTGCGCGGCGGGCGGCGCGCTTGTCGGCGGTGCGGCGTTCGGGCGGCTCGCGCGTGCGCACAAAGGCGGTGTCGCGCGGGCGGGAGGGGGTCTGCTGGCGGTTGTGGCGCTGGCCGCGACGGCGACCGCGATGACGGCGGGCTTCGCGATGCCGCAGCGGTCGAGTGCTGCAGAGCTGGACGGGCGGGTGATCGACGTCTACGCGGAGATCTCCTCGTCATCCGCGGCAGGGAGCGATGGACGGCTGTGGTTCGACGCGCAGACGAGTCACGCCGGGATCCCGTCAGGACCCGAGCCCTTGACCGTGCCGATCCGGATCGGAGTGGAGCGGGTGCCAGGGCTGGATCTGGGGGCCGCGATCCGCGTCACGGGGCAGGTGAAGGTGACGGATCCGGGAGAGCGCGCAGCGCTCGTGATGTTCGGAACGGAGGTGGAGGTCCTGACGCCGGCGCAGGGGATCTTCGGTGTCGCGGCGCAAGTACGAGAGGACTTCGTGGAGCGCGCCATCCGTCTTCCCGAGCCCGGCGCAGGTCTGCTGCCGGGACTTGCGGTCGGGGACACCCGTGCCGTGACGCAGGAACTCGACGACGCCATGCTCGCGTCCGGGCTCAGCCACCTCACCGCCGTCAGCGGCGCGAACTGTGCGATCGTGGTGGGCGCAGTGTTCTGGCTGGTCTCGCTGTGCGGCGGAGGTCGAACTCTCAGGGTGGTCATCGCGCTCACCGCTCTTGCGGCCTTCGTCGTGCTCGTCACACCGGAGCCGAGCGTGATCAGGGCGGCGGTGATGGCAGCGGTCGCCATGCTGACGGTCCTCTGCGGGCGGCCGAGCGCAGGACTGGGAGTGCTGTGCCTCGCCGTCGCCGCCATTCTCATCGCCGATCCGTGGCTCGCCGCGACGCCGGGATTCGCCCTGTCGGCTGCCGCCACGGCAGCGCTCATCGTGCTCGCACCGCCGCTGGCACGCGGGCTCGCGAGGTGGATGCCGTGGCCGATCGCGCTGGCGATCGCGATCCCGCTCGCGGCCCAACTGGTCTGCGGGCCGATCATCGCAATGTTCTCCGAGCAGCAGTCGATCATCGCGATAGTCGCGAACATGGTCGCCGGTCCTGCGGCTCCCATCGCGACGGTGATCGGTCTGCTCGCGTGCCTGGCGGCATCCGTCCCTCCGCTGGCCGATCTGCTGGCCGTATGCGCCTGGCTGCCTGCGGCGTGGATCTCGACCACTGCGACGGTGTCTGCCGGTCTTCCCAATGCGCAGGTCGCCGTGATACCCGGCATCCCGGCTGCGCTGCTGGTGGCGGTGCTGAGTGCGGCCATCGGTGTGGTTCTCAGTGTGGACGGGATCGCCGCGAGACGCGGCGTGCGCCGAGTGTCGATCGTCGTGCTCGTCGTCGCGGTCGCATTGGCCGGGGCGCGGATGCTGCTGACCGGACCGCTCGTCGGCACGACGGTGCCGGAGGCCTGGGCGATCGCGGCCTGCGACGTCGGCCAGGGGGACGCGCTGGTGGTGCGGTCAGAACAGCAGGTGGCGCTGATCGACACCGGGATGGAGACCGAACCGCTGTCGACGTGTCTGAACGCACTCGGAGTCGGCAGGATCGATCTGCTGGTGCTGACGCACTTCGATGCCGACCACGTGGGCGCGGCGGCGTCCGTCGTGGGCCGCGTCGGCACAGTGCTGCACGGACCGGTGGGAGAGACCGAGGACGCCCACCTGCTGAGCGATCTGGAAGACGGGGGCGCGACGCTCGTCGAAGCATCGACCGGCATGCGCGGCACGCTGGGCGCGGCATCCTGGACTGTGCTGTGGCCGCGAAAGGACTCTGCTGCGTTTCCCGCGGGCAACGACGCCAGTGTCGTGGTCGAATTCGACGGGGGAGAGGTGCCGCGCTCGCTCTTCCTCGGCGACCTCTCTGCCACGCCTCAGCGGATGCTGCGCGATCAACTCCGCGGCACGTACGCGGTGGTGAAGGTCGCGCATCACGGCAGCGCCGATCAGGACACCGGGCTCTACGAGCTCCTGCGGCCCGCTGTCGCGATCTTCAGCGCCGGAGCGGATAACGACTACGGTCATCCCCGCGCCGAGACCCTGGCGCTCCTGGAGGCAGTTGGCGCCGTTGCGCTGCGCACCGACCAGCAGGGCAGGATTCTGGTGGGCGAGGTCGGTGACGAGCTCATGCTGTGGTCCGAGCGCGCAGCGGAGCCCGACGAATCCGGTCAGCCTGCCGCACCCGCCGACGACCCGGTCGATGTCGACGACCCCCGGTAG
- a CDS encoding ComEA family DNA-binding protein yields MPATEKVPASSGAPVPARSRLRLSIGAAVVLGLVVLSAAVGLGIMRGQAQPVQTVPLSEASDEVAVDGELYVHVLGQVAHPGLYLLELDARVVDALAAAGGTLADADLQAVNLARPLSDGEQLIVPVAGAAGAPGAPGAEGGTTPPVGDGLIDLNNADQAALETLPRIGPALAQRIIEWRDTNGRFQSVDDLLAVPGIGEKMLAGLAELVRV; encoded by the coding sequence GTGCCAGCGACTGAGAAGGTGCCCGCGTCTTCGGGTGCGCCTGTGCCCGCGCGGTCGCGACTGCGCCTGAGCATCGGCGCTGCGGTCGTGCTCGGGCTCGTCGTGCTGTCGGCGGCGGTCGGGCTCGGCATCATGCGCGGCCAGGCGCAGCCGGTGCAGACCGTGCCGTTGTCGGAGGCGTCGGACGAGGTCGCCGTCGATGGCGAGTTGTACGTGCATGTGCTCGGACAGGTCGCGCACCCCGGCCTTTACCTGCTCGAGCTCGATGCGCGTGTCGTCGACGCTCTCGCCGCAGCCGGAGGAACGCTTGCCGATGCCGATCTGCAGGCCGTGAACCTCGCGCGCCCGCTCAGTGATGGCGAGCAGCTGATCGTGCCCGTGGCAGGGGCCGCGGGGGCCCCAGGGGCCCCGGGTGCGGAAGGAGGAACGACGCCGCCGGTGGGCGATGGACTGATCGACCTGAACAACGCCGATCAGGCGGCGCTGGAGACGCTTCCGCGCATCGGACCGGCGCTGGCGCAGCGGATCATCGAATGGCGCGACACGAACGGCCGCTTCCAGTCGGTGGACGACCTTCTCGCTGTACCGGGCATCGGGGAGAAGATGCTCGCGGGGCTCGCGGAGCTGGTGCGCGTGTGA